One Oryzomonas sagensis DNA segment encodes these proteins:
- a CDS encoding DJ-1/PfpI family protein — protein MAAKKILMLVGDYVEDYEVMVPFQALQMVGHTVHAVCSGKKAGDTVRTAVHDFEGDQTYSEKPGHNFALNATFAEVRAQDYDALVVPGGRAPEYIRLDQAVLEIVRHFDTARKPIAAICHGAQLLAAAGVLKGKGCSAYPAVGPEVTISGGTYVDIPVDKAHVDGNLVTAPAWPAHPEWLAKFLKVLGTEITP, from the coding sequence ATGGCGGCAAAAAAGATTCTGATGCTGGTAGGCGATTATGTCGAGGACTACGAGGTCATGGTGCCGTTCCAGGCCCTGCAGATGGTCGGGCATACGGTGCACGCGGTCTGCAGCGGCAAGAAGGCCGGCGACACGGTGCGCACGGCGGTGCACGACTTCGAGGGGGACCAGACCTATAGCGAGAAGCCGGGGCACAACTTTGCCCTGAATGCCACCTTTGCCGAGGTCCGCGCCCAGGATTACGACGCCCTCGTGGTCCCCGGCGGCAGGGCACCCGAGTATATCCGCCTGGATCAGGCGGTGCTGGAGATCGTACGGCACTTCGACACCGCCCGCAAGCCCATCGCGGCCATCTGCCATGGAGCGCAGCTCTTGGCCGCCGCCGGGGTGCTGAAAGGGAAGGGGTGTTCCGCATACCCGGCCGTCGGGCCGGAGGTGACCATCTCCGGCGGGACCTACGTGGACATCCCCGTGGACAAGGCCCATGTGGACGGGAACCTGGTCACGGCCCCGGCATGGCCGGCCCATCCCGAATGGCTGGCGAAATTCCTGAAGGTTTTGGGGACGGAGATCACCCCGTGA
- a CDS encoding peptide chain release factor family protein: MSAYAVSEEKNRWLIRKMAELGVTEEDLEETFVRSSGNGGQHVNKTSTCVQLRHKPSGITVSASRERSQSVNRFLARRELLERLEARNGVQTAEMKRVEKLRKQKNRRRRRTATKVVS; this comes from the coding sequence ATGAGTGCCTATGCCGTAAGCGAGGAGAAAAACCGCTGGCTCATCCGCAAGATGGCCGAGCTGGGGGTGACGGAGGAGGACCTGGAGGAGACCTTTGTCCGGTCGTCGGGCAACGGCGGCCAACATGTCAACAAGACCTCCACCTGCGTCCAGTTGCGCCACAAGCCCAGCGGCATCACCGTAAGCGCTTCCCGGGAGCGCAGCCAGTCGGTAAACCGTTTCCTGGCGCGGCGCGAATTGCTGGAGCGCCTTGAGGCACGGAACGGCGTGCAGACGGCCGAGATGAAACGGGTCGAAAAACTACGCAAACAGAAAAACAGGCGCCGCAGACGGACCGCCACGAAGGTTGTATCATGA
- a CDS encoding endonuclease MutS2 yields the protein MIAPETLKRLEYDKILTEIATLAHSDATYERVMATAPLDTPEQIRLAAGRVAEVRKLISLGIALRLDAFQDIRPLLEAVRPAGAFLAPQDLLLFIPVLSAFGDISRQLAPRSDCPGLASLAPPLRPFPDILEPLVASIDHDGSIMDSASVQLREIRRAKRTLAARIRKKIEEIVRDNAIEIFLQDDFITQRSGRWVIPVRMDSKGMVRGVVHDVSASGETAFMEPLEIIPFVNELENVSAEEKAEEIRILRQLSAWLREDAPALEGCFATLVALDVLNCTARFAERHGLETPNLNGEGALRLVQARHPLLMMLQRQGAIPRVQPLDLEMGDDGRVMVITGPNAGGKTIALKTAGVLTLMALSAIPVPCDGARSTFPLLDTLLVDIGDEQSIEQSLSTFSAHVARIVTILGQAGPHSLVLLDELGAGTEPQQGAAIACGVLRDLQERGATVIATTHLSEIIGFVHRTAGMINAGMEYDAATYTPLYRLISGEPGHSHAVEIARRYGMPERVIAFAREMVGSGGAEFTALLADLHRRRDELAEAQRELDRQGDALRRKQQEVEARAGAIEAARREASDRAWTEARDLISTTRRQMNELLEEYKREKRAETIERLRQSEADLTGQLKPRTSEGLELLPLKEVAAGDAVHIRSLGHDGVVVSVDPRQEKARVRTGSMEVDVAVGDLAAPRKQGKEKARRPAPGAWKAGQVETEEDGERELKLIGLRVDDALDLLEPFLNHASLNGLTEVRIIHGVGTGRLRDAVRDHLTRHPLVAEFRSGGPHEGRDGATVVLLRGC from the coding sequence ATGATCGCCCCCGAAACCCTGAAACGGCTGGAATACGACAAGATCCTGACCGAGATCGCCACCCTGGCCCACAGCGACGCAACCTACGAACGGGTCATGGCCACCGCGCCGCTGGACACTCCTGAACAGATCCGGCTGGCGGCGGGACGGGTCGCCGAGGTCCGAAAGCTGATCAGCCTCGGCATCGCCCTGCGGCTTGACGCCTTCCAGGACATCCGCCCATTGCTGGAGGCCGTTCGTCCGGCGGGGGCCTTTCTGGCGCCCCAGGACCTGCTGCTGTTCATCCCCGTGTTGAGCGCCTTCGGCGACATCTCGCGCCAACTCGCCCCGCGGAGCGATTGCCCCGGCCTTGCATCGCTGGCCCCACCGTTGCGCCCCTTTCCCGACATCCTGGAGCCGCTGGTCGCCTCCATCGATCACGACGGCAGCATCATGGACAGCGCTTCGGTGCAACTCCGGGAGATCCGCCGGGCCAAACGCACCCTGGCGGCCCGCATTCGCAAGAAGATCGAGGAGATCGTCCGGGACAACGCAATCGAGATCTTTCTCCAGGACGACTTCATCACCCAGCGTTCGGGGCGGTGGGTGATCCCGGTACGCATGGACTCCAAGGGGATGGTGCGCGGCGTGGTGCACGACGTCTCGGCCTCGGGCGAGACCGCCTTCATGGAACCGCTGGAGATCATCCCCTTTGTCAACGAACTGGAAAATGTGAGCGCCGAGGAGAAGGCCGAGGAGATCCGCATCCTCAGGCAGCTCTCGGCGTGGCTCCGTGAGGATGCCCCGGCCCTGGAAGGGTGCTTCGCCACGCTGGTTGCGTTGGACGTGCTCAACTGCACGGCCCGTTTTGCCGAACGCCACGGCCTGGAAACGCCCAATCTGAACGGCGAGGGGGCCTTGCGTCTGGTCCAGGCCCGCCATCCGCTGCTCATGATGCTCCAGCGCCAGGGGGCCATTCCGAGGGTGCAGCCGCTGGATCTGGAGATGGGGGACGACGGCAGGGTCATGGTCATCACCGGTCCCAACGCCGGCGGCAAGACCATCGCCTTGAAGACCGCCGGGGTCCTGACCCTGATGGCCCTCTCCGCCATACCGGTGCCGTGCGACGGCGCCCGCTCCACCTTCCCGCTGCTGGATACCCTGCTGGTGGACATCGGTGACGAGCAATCCATCGAACAGAGCCTCTCCACCTTTTCGGCCCACGTGGCCCGCATCGTCACCATTCTGGGGCAGGCCGGCCCGCACTCCCTGGTGTTGCTGGACGAGTTGGGCGCCGGCACCGAGCCGCAGCAGGGGGCGGCCATCGCCTGCGGCGTGCTGCGGGACCTGCAGGAACGGGGCGCCACGGTGATCGCCACCACCCATCTCTCGGAGATCATCGGGTTCGTCCACCGCACCGCGGGCATGATCAACGCCGGCATGGAGTACGACGCCGCGACCTATACCCCGCTCTACCGCCTGATCAGCGGCGAGCCGGGGCATTCTCACGCCGTCGAGATCGCCCGGCGCTACGGCATGCCCGAACGGGTGATCGCCTTTGCCCGGGAGATGGTGGGCAGCGGGGGGGCGGAATTCACGGCGCTCCTGGCCGACCTGCACCGCAGGCGGGATGAACTGGCGGAGGCGCAGCGGGAGTTGGACCGGCAAGGGGACGCGCTGCGCAGAAAACAGCAGGAGGTGGAGGCGCGCGCCGGCGCCATCGAGGCGGCGCGGCGGGAGGCGTCGGATCGTGCCTGGACCGAGGCCCGGGACCTGATTTCCACGACCCGGCGGCAGATGAACGAGCTGCTGGAGGAGTACAAACGGGAGAAACGCGCCGAAACCATCGAACGACTGCGTCAAAGCGAGGCGGACCTGACCGGACAGCTCAAGCCCCGCACCTCCGAGGGGCTTGAACTGCTCCCCCTGAAGGAGGTCGCGGCGGGGGATGCGGTACATATTCGCTCTTTGGGGCACGACGGGGTTGTCGTTTCCGTGGACCCCCGGCAGGAGAAGGCGCGGGTCAGGACCGGCAGCATGGAGGTGGACGTGGCCGTCGGCGACCTGGCGGCCCCCCGCAAGCAGGGGAAAGAGAAGGCGCGGCGTCCGGCCCCGGGTGCCTGGAAGGCCGGGCAGGTGGAGACGGAGGAAGACGGGGAGCGGGAGCTGAAGCTGATCGGTCTGCGGGTTGACGATGCCCTGGACCTGTTGGAGCCGTTCCTCAACCACGCCTCCCTGAACGGCCTGACGGAGGTCCGCATCATCCACGGTGTCGGCACGGGGCGGCTGCGCGATGCCGTGCGCGACCACCTGACCCGCCATCCGCTGGTGGCGGAGTTTCGCTCCGGTGGTCCCCATGAGGGGAGAGACGGCGCCACGGTGGTGCTTTTACGAGGTTGTTGA
- a CDS encoding DMT family transporter, translating into MAYVYLLVAIVAEVIGTSALKASEGFSRLIPSTLVVLGYGIAFYCLSQVLKSIPVGVSYAIWSGLGIVLISVVGAVFFKQALDLPAILGMALIIAGVAVINLFSTSVRP; encoded by the coding sequence ATGGCCTACGTATATCTGCTGGTGGCAATCGTTGCCGAAGTGATCGGGACGAGCGCCCTGAAGGCGTCGGAGGGCTTTTCCCGCCTGATCCCGAGTACGCTCGTCGTGCTGGGGTACGGGATCGCATTCTACTGTCTGAGCCAGGTGCTGAAAAGCATCCCGGTGGGGGTGAGCTATGCCATCTGGTCCGGCCTGGGGATCGTCCTCATCTCCGTGGTCGGCGCCGTTTTCTTCAAGCAGGCGCTCGATCTCCCCGCCATCCTCGGCATGGCGCTGATCATCGCCGGGGTTGCCGTCATCAACCTGTTTTCCACGTCGGTAAGGCCCTGA
- a CDS encoding NUDIX hydrolase yields MNADNREIVFNGLVYDIEQMQVEIGSHGSHTFQVIRHPGGAGVLPVHADGSVSLIRQLRPAVDAVLLEIPAGRLGPGEPPLRCAGRELREETGMRAERLVPLGTIHSSPGVFDELVHLYAATGISQGEAEPEDDEEIEVVRMPFAEALAMAADGRISDAKTIVTLFRWDQRCTTQTT; encoded by the coding sequence ATGAACGCAGACAACCGAGAGATCGTCTTCAACGGACTCGTATACGATATCGAGCAGATGCAGGTGGAGATCGGCTCCCACGGCAGCCATACCTTTCAGGTCATCCGGCATCCCGGCGGCGCCGGGGTGCTCCCGGTGCATGCAGACGGGAGCGTATCGCTGATCCGGCAACTGCGCCCGGCGGTCGACGCCGTGCTCCTGGAGATCCCGGCCGGTCGCCTCGGCCCGGGGGAACCGCCCCTCCGCTGTGCCGGCCGCGAACTGCGGGAAGAAACCGGGATGCGGGCCGAACGGTTGGTTCCGCTCGGCACGATTCATTCGTCGCCCGGCGTTTTCGATGAGCTCGTGCACCTTTATGCGGCTACCGGCATCTCCCAGGGGGAGGCGGAACCGGAGGACGACGAGGAGATCGAGGTCGTCCGCATGCCGTTTGCCGAAGCCCTGGCCATGGCTGCCGACGGGCGCATCAGCGATGCCAAAACCATAGTTACCCTTTTCAGATGGGACCAGAGATGCACGACGCAAACTACCTGA
- a CDS encoding CDP-diacylglycerol diphosphatase: MARLRALFAALLLFVGASFPLPAGAAGDRTVLWNIVTNCLDASGADYCTACRWPRVDSTCFHGGACNGATEVWAESGDFVVLRDSKMCGCPEGFVHGLAIPRARVTGVEDPRRPDGIWAFAWEAARKRMGDDPAIALAVNPQGQRGQDQLHVHLLRLHGDAGELIAQRAKDRVRNLDQVWKVAAQRAAVEGLTDYGVLVVAHREGGFMVLVARESPEKLYTDARCR, encoded by the coding sequence ATGGCCCGCCTCCGGGCGCTGTTCGCCGCCCTGCTGCTGTTCGTCGGTGCTTCGTTCCCGCTGCCGGCAGGCGCTGCCGGCGACCGCACGGTCCTCTGGAATATCGTCACCAACTGCCTGGATGCTTCCGGTGCGGATTACTGTACGGCGTGCCGCTGGCCGCGGGTCGACAGCACCTGCTTCCACGGGGGCGCCTGCAACGGCGCGACGGAGGTCTGGGCCGAGTCGGGCGATTTCGTTGTGCTGCGCGACTCCAAGATGTGCGGCTGCCCGGAGGGCTTTGTGCACGGCCTGGCGATCCCCCGCGCCCGGGTGACCGGCGTCGAAGACCCGCGGCGTCCCGATGGCATCTGGGCGTTTGCCTGGGAGGCGGCCCGCAAGCGCATGGGTGACGACCCGGCTATCGCCCTTGCCGTCAACCCGCAGGGGCAGCGCGGCCAGGACCAGCTCCACGTCCACCTCCTCCGGCTGCATGGCGATGCCGGCGAACTCATCGCCCAACGCGCAAAAGACCGCGTGCGGAACCTGGATCAGGTCTGGAAGGTCGCCGCCCAAAGGGCTGCCGTCGAGGGGCTGACGGATTACGGCGTGCTGGTTGTCGCCCACCGCGAGGGGGGATTCATGGTGCTGGTCGCCCGGGAAAGCCCGGAAAAGCTGTACACCGATGCGCGCTGCCGTTGA
- a CDS encoding efflux RND transporter periplasmic adaptor subunit, with amino-acid sequence MNERALTSRRRLFLAGGLLVALAVVLVAVLMGSRRSQVRAELRVRQAALTAGPRVTIAVAGRSPAQRSVVLSGEARPFAEVTLYAKVSGYLREIRVDKGDRVDRGQVLALIESPELDRQYDAAAADARTKRLFADRERLLIKDGVVARQDYDNAEAAARSAEATAAGLKSQKGYETVRAPFSGTVTARFVDPGALLQSATTNQTAAQPVATISKTDRLRVYVYLDQKNAAFVRKGDRAEIADATRPEVKLPASVTRISGELDLKSRTLLVELDLDNREGVILAGGFVQVSLALTAPPHVQVPAEALLVKGEQSYVGVVGSDNRVRFREVSVADSDGKMVRSGAGLKEGERVVLNPGSGISEGQMVQPAEAGRK; translated from the coding sequence ATGAATGAACGTGCTTTGACATCACGAAGACGACTCTTCCTGGCCGGCGGCCTGCTGGTGGCGCTGGCAGTGGTCCTTGTGGCGGTGCTGATGGGCAGTCGCCGCAGTCAGGTGCGGGCTGAACTCCGGGTTCGCCAGGCCGCCCTCACGGCCGGACCTCGCGTGACGATTGCCGTTGCCGGCCGCTCCCCCGCGCAGCGGAGCGTGGTACTATCGGGCGAGGCACGTCCCTTTGCCGAGGTTACCCTGTACGCCAAGGTAAGCGGCTATCTGCGCGAAATCCGCGTGGACAAGGGGGACCGGGTCGACCGCGGCCAGGTACTGGCGCTGATCGAATCCCCCGAACTGGACCGCCAGTACGATGCGGCCGCGGCCGATGCCCGCACCAAGAGGCTGTTTGCCGACCGGGAGCGGCTCCTGATCAAGGACGGGGTGGTTGCCCGGCAGGACTATGACAACGCCGAGGCCGCCGCCAGGAGCGCCGAAGCTACCGCCGCGGGGCTGAAGAGCCAGAAGGGGTACGAGACGGTGCGCGCCCCGTTCAGCGGTACGGTGACGGCCCGCTTCGTCGACCCCGGGGCGCTCCTGCAGAGCGCCACCACCAACCAGACCGCGGCGCAACCGGTCGCGACCATCTCCAAAACCGACCGGCTGCGGGTCTATGTCTACCTGGATCAAAAGAACGCCGCCTTCGTCAGAAAAGGTGACCGTGCAGAGATCGCCGACGCCACACGCCCCGAGGTGAAACTTCCGGCCAGCGTGACCCGCATCAGCGGCGAACTCGACCTCAAGAGCCGTACGCTCCTGGTGGAGTTGGACCTGGATAACCGGGAAGGCGTAATTCTGGCCGGAGGATTCGTGCAGGTCAGTCTGGCGCTGACCGCCCCGCCCCATGTCCAGGTACCGGCAGAGGCGCTGCTGGTGAAGGGGGAACAGTCCTACGTGGGAGTGGTGGGGAGCGACAACCGGGTGAGGTTCCGCGAGGTGTCGGTGGCCGACAGCGACGGCAAGATGGTGCGGAGTGGCGCGGGGCTGAAAGAGGGGGAACGGGTCGTGCTCAATCCGGGCAGCGGCATCAGCGAGGGGCAGATGGTGCAACCGGCCGAGGCGGGGAGGAAGTAG
- a CDS encoding HAD family hydrolase → MTNAATSRYKVVIYDCDGVLFDSLESNYIFYNRVMEHLNRPPLDRGDEHARKVLHTYSFNDVMAYFFAGDRCHEEALRFAKTIHYRDLAPYMRMEAGLIETLDRLKGRVSLAICTNRAVSMDMIIDDFGLNGYFECVMTASQVTNPKPHPEPLLKVLDHFGIEPHEALFVGDGEVDMLSARGAGVPFVAYKTYLPGQTRIEHHAEIMAHLFGGPEDVRLTP, encoded by the coding sequence ATGACGAATGCCGCGACGAGCCGTTACAAGGTGGTCATCTACGATTGCGACGGGGTCCTGTTCGACTCCCTGGAATCCAACTACATCTTCTATAACCGGGTCATGGAACACCTGAACCGGCCCCCCCTGGACCGGGGGGACGAGCATGCCCGGAAGGTGCTGCACACCTATTCGTTCAACGATGTGATGGCGTATTTCTTTGCCGGCGACCGGTGCCACGAGGAGGCCCTGCGCTTTGCCAAGACCATCCATTACCGGGACCTTGCCCCTTACATGCGTATGGAGGCGGGGCTGATCGAGACCCTCGACCGGCTCAAGGGGCGGGTCTCCCTGGCCATCTGCACCAACCGGGCGGTTTCCATGGACATGATCATCGACGACTTCGGGCTGAACGGCTACTTCGAGTGCGTCATGACCGCATCCCAGGTGACGAATCCCAAGCCGCACCCCGAACCGCTCCTCAAGGTGCTGGACCATTTCGGCATCGAACCGCACGAGGCGCTGTTCGTGGGGGATGGGGAGGTTGACATGCTCTCGGCCCGCGGCGCGGGGGTCCCGTTTGTCGCCTACAAGACTTATTTGCCGGGTCAGACCCGCATCGAGCACCACGCCGAGATCATGGCGCATCTCTTTGGGGGGCCGGAAGACGTCCGGCTTACGCCATGA
- a CDS encoding LysR family transcriptional regulator produces the protein MDLRQLKFFAEIARFSNFTRAAEALHVAQPAVSAAIRKLEEELELILFNRQDRKISLTAEGEILLGHARRILGDLKAAGQEMADLRGLGKGEVRVGVPPMMSAYFFPTIICAFAERYPYLHLAVSGEGAASILKMIIQGELDMGVIAGGHVPDNLEVRPILREEVVVCVPPDHPFTARSALTMEEFARQPLIMFKEGYYQREMLFEEMKESGITPEVVFETNLYTMVKSLVKKGLGISTLLRMVVEDDAELRAVSFDPPLHLDLMLAWKKGAYLSRANRAFVDFLMEQVRGYGAAAGGKD, from the coding sequence ATGGACCTGCGTCAACTGAAATTTTTTGCGGAGATTGCCCGGTTCAGCAACTTTACCAGGGCGGCTGAAGCGTTGCATGTGGCGCAGCCCGCCGTCAGTGCGGCCATCCGCAAGCTGGAAGAGGAATTGGAGTTGATCCTGTTCAACCGGCAGGACCGCAAGATATCCCTGACGGCAGAGGGGGAGATACTGCTGGGGCACGCCCGCCGCATCCTGGGGGACTTGAAGGCCGCCGGTCAGGAGATGGCCGACCTGCGCGGTCTCGGCAAGGGCGAGGTGCGGGTCGGCGTCCCCCCCATGATGAGCGCCTACTTCTTCCCGACCATCATCTGCGCTTTTGCCGAGCGCTATCCGTACCTCCACCTCGCGGTTTCCGGCGAAGGCGCCGCCAGCATCCTGAAGATGATCATCCAGGGGGAGTTGGACATGGGGGTCATTGCCGGAGGTCATGTCCCCGACAACCTGGAGGTACGGCCCATACTGCGGGAAGAGGTGGTGGTCTGCGTCCCTCCCGACCACCCCTTCACCGCCCGTTCCGCCCTGACCATGGAGGAGTTTGCGCGACAGCCGCTCATCATGTTCAAGGAGGGGTACTACCAGCGGGAGATGCTCTTCGAGGAGATGAAGGAAAGCGGCATAACGCCCGAGGTGGTCTTCGAGACCAACCTGTACACCATGGTCAAGTCGCTGGTGAAAAAAGGACTCGGCATCTCGACCCTGCTGCGCATGGTGGTGGAGGACGACGCCGAACTGCGGGCCGTCTCCTTCGACCCGCCGCTTCATCTGGACCTGATGTTGGCCTGGAAGAAGGGGGCCTACCTGTCGCGGGCCAACCGGGCCTTCGTCGATTTTCTGATGGAGCAGGTCCGCGGTTACGGCGCGGCAGCCGGCGGCAAGGATTGA
- a CDS encoding MFS transporter, whose product MSELTITTEAEFIRSGSTTFRQTNLAFFAAGFVTFITLYDVQPLLPEFAREFGVPAALASLPLSVTTCTLAIAMLLVGTVSETLGRKPVMVFSLFLTSLLAFTTAFSHTLSSLIVVRLLQGLVLAGLPSVAMAYLSEEIDPPSIGAAMGLYISGNAIGGMSGRIFTATVTDLSSWRTALALIGVACLGLSVYFVRHLPPSAHFRRHPFEVGYLFTSLYRQMRDPALLCLYGLGFLIMGSFVTLYNYITFRLLGHPYDLTQTLVSLIFLVYFLGSYSSSSMGRMVNRFGRRAMICAGLGAMAAGTAITLAAPLPWIIVGVAVFTCGFFSAHSVASSWVGRHAKTGKAQASSLYLFFYYLGSSISGTAGGFCWTHGGWGGVAGLIGLLLATAFVIIALSTRLSTEQPSGGIVGKI is encoded by the coding sequence ATGAGCGAATTGACCATTACTACGGAAGCAGAGTTCATCCGCAGCGGCAGCACCACCTTCCGCCAGACCAATCTGGCATTTTTTGCCGCCGGTTTTGTCACCTTCATCACCCTGTACGACGTCCAGCCGCTCCTGCCGGAGTTTGCCCGGGAATTCGGCGTTCCGGCCGCCCTTGCCAGTCTGCCCCTTTCGGTTACCACCTGCACCCTGGCCATAGCCATGCTGCTCGTGGGAACCGTGTCGGAAACCCTTGGCCGCAAGCCGGTCATGGTGTTCTCGCTTTTTTTGACCTCGCTTTTGGCGTTCACGACCGCTTTCAGCCACACCCTCTCCTCGCTGATCGTCGTCAGGCTTCTGCAGGGATTGGTGCTGGCGGGGCTGCCCTCGGTGGCCATGGCCTACCTGAGCGAGGAGATCGACCCCCCGTCCATCGGTGCCGCCATGGGGCTCTATATCAGCGGTAACGCCATCGGCGGCATGTCGGGGCGGATCTTTACGGCCACCGTTACCGACCTCTCCTCGTGGCGTACGGCCCTGGCGCTCATCGGGGTCGCCTGCCTGGGACTGAGCGTCTACTTTGTCCGCCACCTCCCGCCTTCCGCCCATTTCCGGCGGCACCCCTTCGAGGTGGGGTATCTCTTCACCTCGCTCTACCGGCAGATGCGGGACCCGGCGCTCCTCTGCCTCTACGGTCTCGGCTTCCTGATCATGGGGAGTTTCGTCACCCTCTACAACTACATCACCTTCCGGCTCCTGGGGCATCCCTACGACCTGACCCAAACCCTGGTCAGCCTGATCTTCCTGGTCTACTTCTTAGGCTCCTACAGTTCCAGCTCCATGGGACGGATGGTGAACCGTTTCGGCCGCCGCGCCATGATCTGCGCCGGCCTCGGCGCCATGGCCGCCGGCACGGCCATCACCCTGGCCGCGCCGCTCCCCTGGATCATCGTCGGGGTGGCCGTATTCACCTGCGGTTTTTTCAGCGCACACTCCGTCGCCTCCAGTTGGGTGGGGCGCCACGCCAAAACCGGCAAGGCCCAGGCCTCCTCACTCTACCTCTTCTTCTATTACCTGGGATCGAGCATCTCCGGGACCGCAGGCGGGTTCTGCTGGACCCACGGGGGATGGGGCGGTGTGGCGGGATTGATCGGTCTGTTGCTCGCGACCGCGTTTGTGATCATCGCCTTGTCCACGCGCCTGTCGACAGAACAGCCCTCGGGTGGTATAGTTGGAAAGATTTGA
- a CDS encoding HNH endonuclease — translation MDSFIMEVSEQDVRRERDKSRELRRSRWWQNRLALGRCHWCGGAFPPDELTMDHIIPLARGGKGSRNNVVPACKECNSRKKYLLPMEWDDYVRQFEKQEQ, via the coding sequence CTGGACAGCTTCATCATGGAAGTCAGCGAACAGGACGTCAGGCGGGAACGGGACAAGTCCCGGGAGTTGCGCAGGAGCCGCTGGTGGCAGAATCGCCTCGCCCTGGGGCGTTGCCACTGGTGCGGCGGTGCGTTCCCCCCCGATGAACTGACCATGGACCATATCATCCCCCTGGCCCGGGGGGGGAAAGGCTCCCGCAACAACGTGGTGCCGGCCTGCAAGGAATGCAACAGCCGGAAGAAGTACCTGCTCCCCATGGAGTGGGATGATTACGTGAGACAGTTCGAAAAGCAGGAGCAGTGA